The following proteins are encoded in a genomic region of Streptomyces sp. NBC_01723:
- a CDS encoding SRPBCC family protein has protein sequence MNGTGRTDRQSRHLGIHIDRTVDEVYAYASDPANLPAWAHGLGGSMEQVDGRWFAASSPMGRVEVAFVPRNDLGVLDHHVTLPSGETVHNPVRVIADGTGSEVVFTVRRQPGTGDAAFERDATTVAADLARLKEVLESL, from the coding sequence ATGAACGGCACAGGCAGGACAGACAGGCAATCGCGCCACCTCGGCATCCACATCGACCGCACCGTCGACGAGGTCTACGCCTACGCCTCGGACCCGGCCAACCTGCCCGCCTGGGCGCACGGGCTGGGCGGGTCCATGGAGCAGGTCGACGGCCGCTGGTTCGCCGCCTCCTCCCCCATGGGCCGGGTCGAGGTCGCCTTCGTCCCCCGCAACGACCTGGGCGTCCTCGACCACCACGTCACGCTGCCCTCCGGGGAGACCGTCCACAACCCGGTGCGGGTGATCGCCGACGGCACCGGCAGCGAGGTGGTCTTCACCGTCCGCCGGCAGCCGGGGACCGGCGACGCCGCCTTCGAGCGCGACGCCACCACGGTCGCCGCCGACCTGGCCCGCCTCAAGGAAGTGCTGGAGTCCCTCTAG
- a CDS encoding MarR family winged helix-turn-helix transcriptional regulator, with product MDYSHSDTELIQQPIGYWSWAAYKAVVTRTQAALAEIGTTQPQWWVLAQVAGAGTPKTRDEISRLLRNYLDAGPELMESEIDATVTRGWITQSPDGRLTLTPEGGAFHAKAAALQRDLWTERHAGISDEEYLTTVKVLQRFIHNTGGKAWHH from the coding sequence ATGGACTACTCGCACAGCGACACCGAACTGATCCAGCAGCCCATCGGCTACTGGAGCTGGGCCGCCTACAAGGCAGTCGTCACCCGCACCCAGGCGGCCCTCGCCGAGATCGGCACGACCCAACCCCAGTGGTGGGTCCTCGCCCAGGTCGCCGGCGCCGGCACCCCGAAGACCCGCGACGAGATCTCCCGCCTCCTGCGGAACTACCTCGACGCGGGCCCGGAGCTGATGGAGTCGGAGATCGACGCGACCGTCACCCGGGGCTGGATCACCCAGTCCCCCGACGGCCGGCTCACCCTCACCCCCGAGGGCGGCGCCTTCCACGCGAAGGCCGCCGCCCTCCAGCGCGACCTGTGGACGGAGCGCCACGCCGGGATCTCCGACGAGGAGTACCTGACCACCGTGAAGGTGCTCCAGCGCTTCATCCACAACACGGGCGGCAAGGCCTGGCACCACTAG
- the hemB gene encoding porphobilinogen synthase, translating to MTTYGSFPGTRPRRLRTTPVMRRMVAETRLHPADFILPAFVREGVREPVPVTAMPGVVQHTRDTLKKAAAEAVEAGISGIMLFGVPEEEKKDAVGTTGTDPDGILQVALRDVRAEVGDDLLVMSDLCLDEFTDHGHCGVLDAEGRVDNDATLERYAEMAQVQADAGAHVVGPSGMMDGQIGVVRDALDQIGREDVAVLAYTVKYASAFYGPFREAVGSSLEGDRKTYQQDAANARDAMRELALDLEEGADMVMVKPAGPYLDILAKVAEVSDVPVAAYQISGEYSMIEAAAEKGWIDRDRAILESLTGIKRAGARNILTYWATEAARTLR from the coding sequence ATGACGACGTACGGATCCTTTCCCGGCACCCGGCCCCGGCGGCTGCGGACCACCCCCGTGATGCGTCGGATGGTCGCCGAGACCCGGCTCCACCCCGCAGACTTCATCCTCCCCGCCTTCGTGCGCGAGGGCGTGCGGGAGCCGGTGCCGGTCACCGCGATGCCCGGGGTCGTCCAGCACACCCGGGACACCCTCAAGAAGGCCGCCGCCGAGGCGGTCGAGGCCGGGATCTCCGGGATCATGCTGTTCGGCGTGCCGGAGGAGGAGAAGAAGGACGCCGTCGGGACGACGGGGACGGATCCGGACGGGATCCTCCAGGTCGCGCTGCGTGACGTGCGGGCCGAGGTCGGCGACGACCTGCTCGTCATGTCCGACCTCTGCCTGGACGAGTTCACCGACCACGGGCACTGCGGTGTGCTCGACGCCGAGGGGCGGGTCGACAACGACGCCACCCTGGAGCGGTACGCCGAGATGGCCCAGGTCCAGGCCGACGCGGGCGCCCATGTGGTCGGCCCCAGCGGGATGATGGACGGCCAGATCGGCGTCGTCCGGGACGCGCTGGACCAGATCGGGCGGGAGGACGTCGCCGTCCTCGCGTACACCGTGAAGTACGCCTCCGCCTTCTACGGGCCCTTCCGCGAGGCCGTCGGATCCTCGCTGGAGGGGGACCGCAAGACCTACCAGCAGGACGCCGCCAACGCGCGGGACGCGATGCGCGAGCTGGCGCTGGACCTCGAGGAGGGCGCCGACATGGTGATGGTCAAGCCGGCCGGCCCCTACCTCGACATCCTCGCCAAGGTCGCCGAGGTCTCGGACGTGCCCGTCGCCGCCTACCAGATCTCCGGCGAGTACTCGATGATCGAGGCCGCCGCCGAGAAGGGCTGGATCGACCGCGACCGGGCCATCCTGGAGTCGCTCACCGGGATCAAGCGGGCGGGCGCCCGCAACATCCTGACCTACTGGGCGACCGAGGCCGCTCGCACACTGCGCTGA
- a CDS encoding DUF4232 domain-containing protein codes for MSARTTRTRLFAATTVALAALSLTACEGDGVDSGAPAPAANTSVAGNTNQPSAKGGSGDAKEDTAQAPNSGNGGGSGSAAGSGSAAGSGAGSGSGAGAGSGAGAGAGEDQSDPGLPGKCSASDVRITAANAPRPINHLLLTATNTGSKTCALPEYPAARFGEAQSVPPVAESSKPQSLTTLAPGESGYAGVRLSSGDGSGEGGYDTQTLTIPFEDGSIARVTLPSDGVFVDSALTVTYWQTSAANALEY; via the coding sequence ATGTCCGCACGCACCACTCGCACCCGCCTGTTCGCCGCCACCACGGTGGCGCTGGCCGCGCTCTCCCTGACGGCCTGTGAGGGCGACGGCGTCGACTCCGGCGCCCCGGCCCCGGCCGCCAACACCTCCGTGGCCGGGAACACCAACCAGCCGTCCGCCAAGGGCGGCTCGGGCGACGCGAAGGAGGACACCGCCCAGGCGCCGAACTCCGGGAACGGCGGCGGCTCGGGTTCCGCCGCGGGCTCGGGTTCCGCCGCGGGCTCGGGCGCCGGCTCGGGCTCGGGCGCCGGCGCGGGCTCGGGCGCCGGCGCGGGCGCGGGCGAAGACCAGTCCGACCCGGGCCTGCCCGGCAAGTGCTCCGCCTCCGACGTGCGGATCACCGCGGCGAACGCGCCCCGCCCGATCAACCACCTGCTGCTGACCGCGACCAACACCGGCTCGAAGACCTGCGCGCTGCCCGAGTACCCGGCGGCCCGGTTCGGCGAGGCCCAGTCGGTGCCGCCCGTCGCGGAGTCCAGCAAGCCTCAGTCGCTGACGACGCTGGCCCCCGGCGAGTCCGGCTACGCGGGCGTGCGGCTGTCGTCCGGCGACGGCAGCGGCGAGGGCGGCTACGACACGCAGACCCTCACCATCCCCTTCGAGGACGGCTCCATCGCCCGGGTCACGCTGCCCTCGGACGGCGTGTTCGTCGACAGCGCCCTGACGGTCACGTACTGGCAGACCAGCGCCGCGAACGCGCTCGAGTACTGA
- a CDS encoding helix-turn-helix domain-containing protein, translating to MAGDDFAGLLRELKERSGLSYGALGKRLHMSGSTLHRYVSGEVVPVEFASVERLARVCRATPEELLELHRRWIRADALRGVKKEESGEAEGTEAAEAAEAAEAAEGAEAAEAAEGAEAAGRTEAAGGAEEPGESEEFGKSGEPGEPPGEPGEAVGSAEQAPSRRRVPRAALYAASGVVAVSAAVALVANLVPGTDDGTGHGRAGAVARSSASASGTATGSATPSASASPSGSPSGSPAASPSASPSRPGTASPSREAPANGPALTVSTTPYYWDVPCDHAFLVDRSPKNVPKPPPQQDAVGWATPLNAVSANRQMTVLTVQGTGPETVVLEDLHVRVVDTGPALDWNQYVMGNGCGGQVNVTAFDVSLDLGTPLATPIGGQRDFPYSVSESDPEVFHVNAHTSGQNVSWYLELEWSSGGRHGTTRVDDHGKPFRTSASRDSSYYAYPLGSDAWEFVEGD from the coding sequence GTGGCGGGGGACGACTTCGCTGGACTGCTGCGGGAGTTGAAGGAGCGGTCCGGGCTCAGCTACGGGGCACTGGGCAAGCGGCTGCACATGAGCGGCTCGACCCTGCACCGGTACGTCAGCGGAGAGGTGGTGCCGGTCGAGTTCGCCTCCGTCGAACGCCTCGCCCGCGTGTGCCGGGCGACCCCCGAGGAACTGCTCGAACTCCACCGCCGCTGGATCCGCGCTGACGCGCTGCGCGGCGTGAAGAAGGAGGAGAGCGGGGAGGCCGAGGGCACGGAGGCGGCCGAGGCGGCCGAGGCGGCCGAGGCGGCAGAGGGGGCAGAGGCGGCAGAGGCGGCCGAGGGGGCAGAGGCGGCCGGGAGGACCGAGGCCGCCGGGGGCGCCGAGGAGCCCGGGGAGTCCGAGGAGTTCGGGAAGTCCGGGGAGCCCGGGGAGCCGCCCGGGGAGCCCGGCGAAGCCGTCGGAAGCGCGGAGCAGGCCCCGTCCCGCCGCCGGGTCCCGCGCGCCGCGCTCTACGCCGCGTCCGGCGTCGTGGCCGTCAGCGCCGCCGTCGCGCTCGTGGCGAACCTCGTACCGGGCACGGACGACGGTACGGGGCACGGTCGGGCCGGCGCCGTCGCGCGGAGCTCCGCCTCGGCGTCCGGGACGGCCACCGGATCCGCCACCCCGAGCGCCTCCGCGTCCCCGTCCGGCTCCCCCTCGGGCTCCCCGGCCGCTTCCCCCTCCGCGTCCCCCTCCCGTCCGGGTACCGCGTCGCCGAGCCGGGAGGCACCCGCCAACGGCCCCGCGCTGACCGTGTCGACCACCCCGTACTACTGGGACGTGCCCTGCGACCACGCCTTCCTGGTCGACCGCAGCCCGAAGAACGTGCCGAAGCCGCCCCCGCAGCAGGACGCCGTCGGCTGGGCCACCCCCCTCAACGCGGTCTCCGCGAACCGGCAGATGACCGTTCTCACCGTGCAGGGCACCGGCCCGGAGACGGTGGTCCTGGAGGACCTGCACGTCCGGGTGGTGGACACCGGACCGGCGCTGGACTGGAACCAGTACGTGATGGGCAACGGCTGCGGCGGCCAGGTGAACGTCACGGCCTTCGACGTCTCCCTCGACCTGGGCACCCCGCTGGCGACGCCGATCGGGGGCCAGCGGGACTTCCCGTACAGCGTCAGCGAGTCCGACCCCGAGGTCTTCCACGTCAACGCGCACACCAGCGGCCAGAACGTCAGCTGGTACCTGGAGCTGGAGTGGTCCAGCGGCGGCCGGCACGGCACGACCCGCGTCGACGACCACGGCAAGCCGTTCCGCACCAGCGCCTCCCGGGACAGCTCGTACTACGCGTACCCCCTCGGCAGTGACGCGTGGGAGTTCGTGGAGGGCGACTGA
- a CDS encoding aminotransferase-like domain-containing protein has product MTLTETAPADTAAPLPPLAARARSIGGSPVRDILAVTARPEVINFAGGLPAPELFDAEGIAAAYRDVLAETPARALQYSTTEGEPSLRAALAARTSVRGLATDAQDILVTTGSQQALSLLATALLEPGDTVLVESPCYLAALQAFGFAGARVVAVPGDEDGIDPAALEELVVRERPKLLYTVPTFQNPTGRTMTAARRDAVAEVAGRCGLWIVEDDPYGELRFEGERVPWIASRAGARDRTVLLGSFSKVMAPGLRLGWLRAPADLLRACAVAKQAADLHTPTVNQLAAARYLADRDLDAHVAHVAAAYGARRDAMLAGLADALPAGSVWTRPEGGMFLWARLPEGYDTTALLPEVVRHDVAYVPGAPFHAGAPDRATLRLCFVTQTPDEIADGLRRLGAGLRGAGASAGA; this is encoded by the coding sequence ATGACCCTGACCGAGACCGCGCCTGCCGACACCGCCGCCCCCCTGCCCCCGCTCGCCGCGCGGGCCCGGTCGATCGGCGGTTCGCCCGTACGGGACATCCTCGCCGTCACCGCCCGCCCCGAGGTGATCAACTTCGCGGGCGGGCTGCCGGCGCCCGAGCTGTTCGACGCGGAGGGCATCGCCGCCGCGTACCGGGACGTCCTCGCGGAGACTCCCGCGCGGGCCCTCCAGTACTCCACCACCGAGGGCGAGCCCTCCCTGCGGGCCGCGCTCGCCGCCCGTACGTCGGTGCGCGGACTGGCCACCGACGCCCAGGACATCCTCGTCACCACCGGCTCGCAGCAGGCTCTGTCGCTCCTCGCCACGGCCCTGCTCGAACCCGGCGACACCGTCCTGGTCGAGAGCCCCTGCTACCTGGCCGCGCTCCAGGCCTTCGGCTTCGCGGGCGCCCGGGTCGTCGCCGTCCCCGGCGACGAGGACGGGATCGACCCCGCCGCGCTGGAGGAGCTGGTGGTGCGCGAGCGCCCCAAGCTGCTCTACACGGTCCCCACCTTCCAGAACCCCACCGGGCGCACCATGACCGCCGCCCGCCGGGACGCCGTCGCCGAGGTCGCCGGGCGGTGCGGCCTGTGGATCGTCGAGGACGACCCGTACGGGGAGCTGCGCTTCGAGGGCGAGCGGGTGCCGTGGATCGCCTCCCGCGCCGGGGCCCGGGACCGGACCGTGCTGCTCGGCTCCTTCTCCAAGGTCATGGCACCCGGCCTGCGCCTGGGCTGGCTGCGGGCGCCCGCCGATCTGCTCCGGGCCTGCGCGGTCGCCAAACAGGCCGCCGACCTGCACACCCCGACCGTCAACCAGCTCGCCGCGGCCCGGTACCTGGCCGACCGCGACCTGGACGCGCACGTCGCGCACGTCGCCGCCGCCTACGGTGCCCGCCGGGACGCCATGCTCGCGGGCCTCGCGGACGCGCTCCCGGCGGGGTCGGTGTGGACCCGTCCCGAGGGCGGCATGTTCCTTTGGGCACGCCTGCCCGAGGGGTACGACACCACCGCCCTGCTGCCCGAGGTGGTCCGGCACGACGTGGCGTACGTCCCCGGCGCCCCCTTCCACGCGGGCGCCCCCGACCGTGCCACCCTGCGGCTGTGCTTCGTCACGCAGACGCCGGACGAGATCGCGGACGGGCTGCGGAGGCTGGGGGCGGGGCTGCGGGGCGCCGGTGCCTCCGCGGGGGCGTAG
- the argS gene encoding arginine--tRNA ligase, which translates to MASVTSLSDSVQQHLASALTATRPEAAGVDPLLRRSDRADYQANGILALAKKAKANPRELATEVVAHITTGDLIKDVEVSGPGFLNITVGDRAITENLAARYADGERLGVPLKKDAGVTVVDYAQPNVAKEMHVGHLRSAVIGDALRGMLDFTGERTIGRHHIGDWGTQFGMLIQYLFEHPGELAPAEEVDGEQAMSNLNRVYKASRAVFDADEEFKERARKRVVALQSGDKETLELWQQFVDESKVYFYSVFEKLDMEIRDEEIVGESAYNEGMPETARILEETGVAVRSEGALVVFFDEIRGKDDQPVPLIVQKADGGFGYAASDLTAIRNRVQDLDATTLLYVVDVRQSLHFKMVFETARRAGWLGDEVTAHNMGYGTVLGADGKPFKTRAGETVRLEDLLDEAVQRAAEVVREKARDLTEDEIQERAAQVGIGAVKYADLSTSPSRDYKFDLDQMVSLNGDTSVYLQYAYARIRSILRKAGEVRPAAHPELELHAAERALGLHLDAFGDTVFEAAAEYAPHKLTAYLYQVASLFTSFYDKCPVLKAETPQQVENRLFLCDVTARTLHQGMALLGIRTPERL; encoded by the coding sequence ATGGCCTCGGTCACGTCCCTCAGCGACTCCGTCCAGCAGCATCTCGCGTCCGCCCTCACGGCCACCCGGCCGGAGGCCGCCGGCGTGGACCCGCTGCTGCGACGTAGCGACCGGGCGGACTACCAGGCCAACGGCATCCTCGCGCTGGCCAAGAAGGCCAAGGCGAACCCGCGGGAGCTGGCCACCGAGGTCGTCGCGCACATCACCACCGGCGACCTGATCAAGGACGTCGAGGTCTCCGGCCCCGGCTTCCTGAACATCACCGTCGGCGACCGGGCGATCACCGAGAACCTGGCCGCGCGGTACGCGGACGGCGAGCGCCTCGGTGTGCCGCTGAAGAAGGACGCCGGCGTCACGGTCGTCGACTACGCCCAGCCGAACGTGGCGAAGGAGATGCACGTCGGCCACCTGCGCTCCGCGGTCATCGGCGACGCCCTGCGCGGCATGCTCGACTTCACCGGCGAGAGGACGATCGGCCGGCACCACATCGGCGACTGGGGCACCCAGTTCGGCATGCTCATCCAGTACCTGTTCGAGCACCCCGGCGAGCTGGCCCCGGCCGAAGAGGTCGACGGCGAGCAGGCCATGTCGAACCTGAACCGGGTGTACAAGGCGTCGCGTGCCGTCTTCGACGCGGACGAGGAGTTCAAGGAGCGGGCCCGCAAGCGGGTCGTCGCCCTCCAGTCCGGCGACAAGGAGACGCTCGAACTGTGGCAGCAGTTCGTCGACGAGTCGAAGGTCTACTTCTACTCCGTCTTCGAGAAGCTCGACATGGAGATCCGCGACGAGGAGATCGTCGGCGAGTCCGCGTACAACGAGGGCATGCCCGAGACCGCCCGCATCCTGGAGGAGACGGGCGTCGCGGTGCGCTCCGAGGGCGCGCTCGTGGTGTTCTTCGACGAGATCCGCGGCAAGGACGACCAGCCGGTCCCGCTGATCGTCCAGAAGGCCGACGGCGGCTTCGGCTACGCGGCCTCCGACCTGACCGCGATCCGCAACCGCGTCCAGGACCTGGACGCCACCACGCTGCTGTACGTCGTCGACGTACGCCAGTCGCTCCACTTCAAGATGGTCTTCGAGACCGCCCGCCGGGCCGGCTGGCTCGGCGACGAGGTCACCGCGCACAACATGGGCTACGGCACGGTGCTCGGCGCGGACGGCAAGCCCTTCAAGACGCGTGCGGGCGAGACCGTGCGCCTGGAGGACCTGCTGGACGAGGCGGTGCAGCGGGCGGCCGAGGTCGTGCGGGAGAAGGCGCGGGACCTCACCGAGGACGAGATCCAGGAGCGGGCCGCCCAGGTCGGCATCGGCGCCGTGAAGTACGCGGACCTGTCGACGTCGCCGAGCCGCGACTACAAGTTCGACCTGGACCAGATGGTCTCGCTCAACGGCGACACCAGCGTGTACCTCCAGTACGCCTACGCCCGGATCCGGTCCATCCTCCGCAAGGCCGGCGAGGTCCGCCCGGCGGCCCACCCGGAGCTGGAGCTGCACGCGGCGGAGCGGGCGCTGGGCCTGCACCTGGACGCGTTCGGCGACACGGTCTTCGAGGCGGCCGCGGAGTACGCCCCGCACAAGCTGACGGCGTACCTGTACCAGGTGGCCTCGCTGTTCACGTCGTTCTACGACAAGTGCCCGGTCCTGAAGGCCGAGACGCCGCAGCAGGTCGAGAACCGCCTCTTCCTGTGCGACGTCACGGCCCGCACCCTGCACCAGGGCATGGCCCTGCTGGGGATCCGGACGCCCGAGCGTCTCTGA
- the lysS gene encoding lysine--tRNA ligase produces MPIVAQSTETTDWVSRFADEVIAESERRAPGKPVVVASGLSPSGPIHLGNLREVMTPHLVGDEVRRRGHEVRHLISWDDYDRYRKVPAGIAGVDESWAEHIGKPLTSVPAPKGSPYPNWAEHFKAAMVESLAEMGVEFDGISQTAQYTSGVYREQILHALKHRRDIDAILAQYRTKPKTAGKKSQKPVDEAELEAAEGSGAAAEDDGSQGSAGYFPYKPYCGNCEKDLTTVTAYDDDSTELTYACTACGFSETVRLSEFNRGKLVWKVDWPMRWAYEGVVFEPSGVDHSSPGSSFQVGGQIVGIFGGEQPIGPMYAFVGISGMAKMSSSKGGVPTPADALKIMEPQLLRWLYARRRPNQSFKIAFDQEIQRLYDEWDRLDAKVADGSALPADAAAHARAVGTATGELPRTPRPLPYRTLASVADITAGHEDQALRILSELDPADPLATLAEARPRYDKAEAWINNHVPADQRTIVREEPDAELLKSLDEPSRQSLRLLLDGLAGQWSLDGLTHLVYGVPKVQAGFPADATPKELPPEIKTAQRTFFALLYHLLVGRDTGPRLPTLLLAVGQERVRTLLGD; encoded by the coding sequence GTGCCGATCGTGGCTCAGAGCACAGAGACCACCGACTGGGTCTCCCGTTTCGCGGACGAGGTCATCGCCGAGTCGGAGCGCCGTGCCCCGGGCAAACCTGTGGTCGTCGCGTCCGGGCTCTCCCCGTCGGGACCCATCCACCTGGGCAACCTCCGCGAGGTCATGACCCCGCACCTGGTCGGCGACGAGGTGCGCCGCCGCGGGCACGAGGTCCGGCACCTGATCTCCTGGGACGACTACGACCGCTACCGCAAGGTCCCCGCCGGGATCGCGGGCGTCGACGAGTCCTGGGCCGAGCACATCGGCAAGCCGCTCACCTCCGTCCCCGCCCCGAAGGGCTCCCCGTACCCGAACTGGGCCGAGCACTTCAAGGCCGCGATGGTCGAGTCGCTCGCCGAGATGGGCGTGGAGTTCGACGGGATCAGCCAGACCGCGCAGTACACCTCCGGGGTCTACCGCGAGCAGATCCTGCACGCCCTGAAGCACCGGCGGGACATCGACGCGATCCTCGCCCAGTACCGGACCAAGCCGAAGACCGCGGGCAAGAAGTCGCAGAAGCCCGTCGACGAGGCCGAGCTGGAGGCCGCCGAGGGCTCCGGCGCCGCCGCCGAGGACGACGGCAGCCAGGGCTCCGCCGGGTACTTCCCGTACAAGCCGTACTGCGGCAACTGCGAGAAGGACCTGACCACGGTCACGGCGTACGACGACGACTCGACCGAGCTGACGTACGCCTGCACCGCGTGCGGCTTCTCCGAGACGGTCCGGCTCAGCGAGTTCAACCGCGGCAAGCTGGTGTGGAAGGTCGACTGGCCGATGCGCTGGGCGTACGAGGGCGTCGTCTTCGAGCCCAGCGGCGTCGACCACTCCTCGCCCGGGTCGTCCTTCCAGGTCGGCGGGCAGATCGTCGGGATCTTCGGCGGCGAGCAGCCGATCGGGCCGATGTACGCGTTCGTCGGCATCAGCGGCATGGCGAAGATGTCGTCGTCGAAGGGCGGGGTGCCCACCCCGGCCGACGCGCTCAAGATCATGGAGCCGCAGCTGCTGCGCTGGCTGTACGCCCGCCGCCGCCCGAACCAGTCCTTCAAGATCGCCTTCGACCAGGAGATCCAGCGGCTCTACGACGAGTGGGACCGCCTCGACGCCAAGGTCGCCGACGGCAGCGCGCTGCCCGCCGACGCCGCCGCGCACGCGCGTGCCGTGGGCACGGCCACCGGTGAGCTGCCGAGGACGCCCAGGCCGCTGCCGTACCGCACGCTCGCCTCGGTGGCCGACATCACCGCCGGGCACGAGGACCAGGCACTGCGCATCCTCAGCGAGCTGGACCCGGCCGACCCGCTGGCGACGCTGGCGGAGGCCCGGCCGCGCTACGACAAGGCCGAGGCGTGGATCAACAACCACGTCCCCGCCGACCAGCGCACCATCGTGCGCGAGGAGCCCGACGCCGAGCTGCTGAAGTCGCTCGACGAGCCGAGCCGGCAGTCGCTGCGGCTGCTCCTCGACGGGCTGGCCGGCCAGTGGTCCCTGGACGGGCTCACCCACCTCGTGTACGGCGTGCCCAAGGTCCAGGCCGGATTCCCGGCGGACGCCACCCCCAAGGAACTGCCGCCGGAGATCAAGACCGCCCAGCGGACGTTCTTCGCGCTGCTCTACCACCTGCTCGTGGGCCGCGACACCGGCCCGCGGCTGCCCACGCTGCTGCTCGCGGTGGGGCAGGAGCGGGTGCGGACCCTGCTCGGCGACTGA